In Acholeplasma equirhinis, the following proteins share a genomic window:
- the pflA gene encoding pyruvate formate-lyase-activating protein, whose translation MTTSNALLGNVHTIETFGAFDGPGLRYVLFLQGCPLRCKFCHNRDTWGTEDNKLMTVDEILNDYKRFKPFYKGGGLTVSGGEATLQMAFLTELFKQAKAQGIHTCLDTAAGTFSEKRMEEFEELLKYTDLVLLDIKHIDNEMHKWLCGAPNTNILKFAEVLSEKKVPTVLRHVLIPTINSQEVYLKRLREFIDGLSNITGIDILPYHKFGIRKWEAMGLKYELEDINEPTKEEVLIAETILKQGYNFYKV comes from the coding sequence ATGACAACTTCTAATGCTTTATTAGGAAATGTGCATACAATTGAGACTTTCGGTGCATTTGATGGACCAGGATTAAGATATGTCTTATTTCTACAAGGATGTCCACTAAGATGTAAATTCTGTCATAATCGTGATACTTGGGGAACTGAGGATAATAAATTAATGACAGTAGACGAAATTCTTAATGACTACAAAAGGTTCAAGCCCTTCTATAAAGGTGGCGGACTCACCGTATCCGGCGGGGAAGCCACACTTCAAATGGCTTTTTTAACTGAACTCTTCAAACAAGCAAAAGCTCAAGGTATTCATACGTGTTTAGATACAGCAGCTGGAACATTTTCAGAAAAACGCATGGAAGAATTTGAAGAACTGTTAAAATATACCGATTTAGTTCTATTAGATATTAAGCACATTGATAATGAAATGCATAAGTGGTTATGTGGTGCACCAAATACAAACATTTTAAAGTTTGCTGAAGTTTTATCAGAAAAGAAAGTTCCTACAGTTTTAAGACACGTGTTAATCCCAACGATAAATTCTCAAGAAGTCTACCTCAAACGATTAAGAGAGTTTATCGATGGGCTTAGCAATATCACAGGCATTGATATTTTACCTTACCACAAGTTTGGTATTCGTAAATGGGAAGCCATGGGACTTAAGTATGAACTTGAAGATATTAATGAACCTACAAAAGAAGAAGTTTTGATTGCAGAAACTATTCTAAAACAAGGTTACAACTTTTATAAAGTGTAA
- a CDS encoding formate--tetrahydrofolate ligase, with protein sequence MTKYEYLKDVLKIRPEEIISYGEDKFKVDLKLKKRLEAAKDGKLILVSAINPTSSGEGKTTVSIGLAQGFKANGDNVILALREPSMGPVFGMKGGAIGGGVSSLEPGWDINLHFNGDLHAITAANNLLSAMIDNHIYFGNELKIKEVYWQRALDVNDRALREVGLKTRTDGFQITAASEIMAILALAKDFPDLKQRLADILIGINEDDQNVHVKDLGCQDALALILKDAIKPNIVFAKEMVPAFVHAGPFANIAHGCNSVIATQMALKLANYVITEAGFGADLGMEKFLHIKQPLLSTKVSVVVVVATIKALKLHGGVLESELDQTNVEALEKGLENIEKHFENIHNLGLRGVIALNKFASDAKEELQFLETWAKKNHIPFGLSEGFIKGGKGTQELAKLVKEEAEKGSHFKPLYQYEDSISDKVKKIAVNMYGADDVIFSKRALRKMEQFKALKFPICIAKTPLSLSGDATLKGRPRHFNLEISDIKISYGAKLIVALTKGINTMPGLNEHPRALDFRVDDEGEIIS encoded by the coding sequence ATGACGAAATATGAATATTTAAAAGATGTTTTAAAGATTAGACCTGAAGAAATTATTAGCTACGGTGAAGATAAATTCAAAGTAGATTTAAAATTGAAAAAGCGACTTGAAGCTGCTAAAGATGGCAAACTTATTTTAGTTTCTGCAATCAATCCAACTTCAAGTGGTGAAGGTAAAACAACTGTATCAATTGGCCTTGCACAAGGATTTAAGGCAAATGGTGATAATGTCATATTAGCATTAAGAGAACCTTCTATGGGGCCAGTATTTGGTATGAAAGGTGGTGCCATTGGTGGTGGTGTTTCTAGTCTTGAACCTGGTTGGGACATTAACCTGCATTTTAATGGTGATCTCCACGCCATTACAGCGGCAAACAATTTACTTTCTGCCATGATTGATAATCACATTTATTTTGGTAATGAACTAAAGATTAAAGAAGTTTATTGGCAAAGAGCACTGGATGTCAATGATCGCGCGCTTCGCGAGGTTGGTTTAAAAACAAGAACGGATGGGTTCCAAATAACAGCGGCATCTGAAATTATGGCAATCCTTGCATTAGCGAAAGACTTCCCTGATTTAAAACAAAGACTTGCAGATATTTTGATTGGTATCAATGAAGATGATCAAAATGTCCATGTCAAAGATTTAGGTTGTCAGGATGCTTTAGCACTTATATTAAAAGATGCGATAAAGCCTAATATAGTGTTTGCAAAAGAAATGGTACCAGCATTTGTACATGCAGGTCCTTTTGCAAATATCGCACATGGTTGTAATTCTGTGATTGCAACTCAAATGGCTTTAAAACTAGCGAATTACGTAATTACAGAAGCTGGTTTTGGTGCGGATTTAGGTATGGAGAAATTCTTACATATTAAACAACCGCTACTTTCAACTAAGGTTTCTGTTGTTGTTGTCGTTGCAACCATTAAAGCACTCAAACTTCATGGTGGTGTATTAGAATCTGAACTTGATCAAACAAATGTTGAAGCACTTGAAAAAGGCTTAGAGAACATAGAAAAGCATTTTGAAAATATTCACAATCTTGGCTTGCGTGGAGTGATTGCTTTAAATAAATTTGCAAGCGATGCAAAAGAAGAACTCCAATTCTTAGAAACATGGGCGAAGAAGAATCATATTCCTTTTGGATTATCAGAAGGATTTATTAAAGGTGGTAAAGGTACGCAAGAACTTGCTAAACTTGTTAAAGAAGAAGCAGAAAAAGGATCTCATTTTAAACCACTGTATCAATATGAAGATTCAATTTCAGATAAAGTTAAAAAGATTGCAGTTAATATGTACGGAGCAGACGATGTCATTTTTTCTAAACGTGCACTACGCAAAATGGAACAATTCAAAGCACTTAAATTCCCGATTTGTATTGCAAAGACGCCATTGTCATTATCAGGCGATGCAACACTAAAGGGACGCCCACGTCATTTTAATTTAGAAATTAGTGATATAAAAATCTCATATGGTGCTAAACTAATTGTGGCACTCACAAAAGGCATTAATACAATGCCTGGATTAAATGAACATCCACGTGCACTAGATTTTAGAGTCGATGATGAAGGAGAGATTATCTCATGA
- a CDS encoding bifunctional 5,10-methylenetetrahydrofolate dehydrogenase/5,10-methenyltetrahydrofolate cyclohydrolase, whose amino-acid sequence MILLNGRETADILNEKLKEAVLKLPSQPKLDIILIGNDPASESYVKGKLKTAESLGMIVEIHNLEDRVEERIVYDLIQKLNHDNSVNGILLQLPIPKHLNSELLIESIDYKKDVDGFHTMNQGLLFQKKKGIRPATPQGIMMLLDHYQIPIEGKHAVVIGRSQIVGAPISKMLLDRNATVTITHSKTTNLAEITKQADILIAAIGKAKFVTKDMVKQGAVVIDVGINRIDGKLVGDVDFESVQGIASYITPVPKGVGPMTICALAHNLYELYKEQKGE is encoded by the coding sequence ATGATTTTATTAAACGGTAGAGAAACAGCAGACATTTTAAATGAAAAATTAAAAGAAGCTGTTTTAAAATTACCAAGTCAACCAAAACTTGATATCATATTAATTGGTAATGACCCAGCAAGTGAATCATATGTTAAAGGTAAGCTAAAGACAGCTGAAAGTTTAGGGATGATTGTTGAGATTCATAACCTAGAAGATAGAGTTGAAGAAAGAATTGTCTATGATTTAATCCAAAAATTAAATCATGATAATTCGGTGAATGGTATTCTTCTACAACTGCCTATTCCAAAACATTTAAACAGCGAATTATTGATTGAATCAATTGATTATAAAAAAGATGTGGATGGATTCCACACCATGAATCAAGGTTTACTGTTTCAAAAGAAAAAGGGTATACGTCCTGCAACACCACAAGGGATCATGATGTTACTTGATCATTATCAAATTCCAATTGAAGGCAAACACGCTGTAGTTATTGGAAGAAGTCAAATTGTTGGTGCACCAATTTCTAAAATGTTACTTGATAGAAATGCAACTGTTACAATCACCCATTCTAAAACTACAAATTTAGCAGAAATTACGAAACAAGCAGATATTTTAATTGCTGCTATTGGCAAAGCTAAATTTGTTACAAAAGATATGGTTAAACAAGGTGCAGTTGTTATTGATGTAGGTATTAATAGAATTGACGGTAAACTTGTTGGTGACGTTGATTTTGAAAGTGTTCAAGGTATTGCATCATATATCACACCAGTTCCAAAAGGTGTTGGTCCAATGACGATTTGTGCACTAGCGCATAATTTATACGAGTTATATAAAGAACAAAAAGGAGAATAA
- a CDS encoding glycerophosphodiester phosphodiesterase family protein, giving the protein MKIFIRIVKWTLISLFSLVLVISILNFVPFTISSVSKNNTFLKEGKYPLIIPHGGAKELVPENTVFAYNYLMEHYNPQVLEIDLAMTADGQLISQHDLYLTMSPGSQLDKAFVRSHSYAEIVQAIKADDYYLARTFTEPEDLGGQQPYKDLDANDPIMQQMIPARIRDIFEEVNDKVLYILEIKDAPEEGNKNGYTPGLHDYKAAAAELISLVREFNLEGKVVLASFSDEVTDYFKENAPEMLMAAATSEVTMWAVLSAFNLDFFWPIKSEVLILPNPSSMRIQGGTAKLLDIIPSIFRDYIALPEGDYYRANFMHAQMINDAHRKGMAVLYWTVDDPEEMKLLIELGADGIITDRPDLLKALIDQMKAEEQN; this is encoded by the coding sequence ATGAAGATTTTTATAAGAATTGTTAAATGGACTTTAATTAGTTTATTTTCACTTGTCTTAGTGATTAGCATTTTAAACTTTGTACCATTTACGATTTCATCTGTATCAAAAAATAATACATTCTTAAAAGAAGGTAAATATCCACTGATTATTCCACATGGTGGTGCTAAAGAACTTGTTCCAGAAAACACAGTATTTGCATATAACTATTTAATGGAACACTATAATCCACAAGTGTTAGAGATTGACCTTGCTATGACAGCAGATGGACAACTTATTTCACAACACGATTTATATTTAACAATGAGTCCCGGTTCTCAACTTGATAAGGCTTTTGTACGTAGTCATTCATATGCTGAAATTGTTCAAGCAATTAAAGCGGATGATTATTATCTAGCAAGAACATTCACAGAACCAGAAGATTTAGGTGGCCAACAACCATATAAAGATTTAGATGCGAATGACCCAATTATGCAACAAATGATTCCTGCAAGAATCAGAGACATCTTTGAAGAAGTGAATGATAAAGTTTTATATATCTTAGAAATTAAAGATGCACCAGAAGAAGGTAATAAAAACGGTTATACACCGGGTCTTCATGATTATAAAGCTGCTGCAGCGGAACTCATCTCCTTAGTTAGAGAGTTTAACTTAGAAGGTAAAGTTGTACTTGCATCATTCTCTGATGAAGTTACTGACTACTTCAAAGAAAATGCACCTGAAATGTTAATGGCTGCTGCAACAAGTGAAGTTACAATGTGGGCAGTCTTATCAGCATTTAACTTAGATTTCTTCTGGCCAATCAAATCAGAAGTCTTAATCTTACCAAACCCTTCTTCAATGAGAATTCAAGGAGGAACAGCTAAATTACTTGATATAATCCCAAGTATTTTCAGAGATTATATTGCACTTCCTGAAGGTGATTATTATCGTGCGAACTTTATGCATGCTCAAATGATTAATGATGCTCACAGAAAAGGCATGGCTGTGCTTTACTGGACAGTAGATGATCCAGAAGAAATGAAGTTATTAATTGAACTTGGTGCAGACGGTATCATTACGGACCGCCCAGATTTATTAAAAGCTTTAATTGATCAAATGAAAGCTGAAGAACAAAACTAA
- a CDS encoding YdeI/OmpD-associated family protein, producing the protein MKTEAVTNHISQYKEWKEEITFLREIATSLEVDEAIKWGQPVYMVKSKNVFILSIFKNYFTVNFFNGILLKDEKKILTSHGDFQQSSRIIRMQSLEEAKRLEQIIKAYMIEAIENELKGLKPAKEQIEKAMPEYPSELIDVFQELPRFKEAFEKLTPGRKKAYLLYYNDAKQRETRIKRIYKYVDQILDGKGMTE; encoded by the coding sequence ATGAAAACAGAAGCTGTAACAAATCACATTAGTCAATATAAAGAATGGAAAGAAGAAATTACATTTTTAAGAGAAATCGCAACATCACTTGAAGTTGATGAAGCAATTAAATGGGGACAACCTGTTTATATGGTTAAGAGTAAAAATGTATTTATTTTAAGTATTTTCAAGAATTACTTTACTGTTAATTTCTTTAATGGTATTCTTTTAAAAGATGAAAAGAAAATATTAACATCACACGGAGACTTTCAACAGTCATCACGAATCATTCGAATGCAATCATTAGAAGAAGCTAAAAGATTAGAACAAATCATTAAAGCATATATGATTGAGGCAATCGAAAATGAACTCAAAGGTTTAAAGCCTGCTAAAGAACAAATCGAAAAAGCAATGCCAGAATACCCAAGTGAACTCATTGATGTGTTCCAAGAACTTCCAAGATTTAAAGAAGCTTTTGAAAAGTTAACACCTGGAAGAAAAAAAGCATATCTTTTATATTATAATGATGCTAAACAAAGAGAAACTAGAATTAAAAGAATATACAAATATGTCGATCAAATCCTAGATGGAAAAGGTATGACAGAATAA
- a CDS encoding HAD family hydrolase — protein MKKMIVSDYDGTFYRNEEELKENIRLIEDYRNKGNLFVIATGRAYTSFMVEYEKNNIPFDYLILSGGMLLDKDLNILYYESIEKDVIDHLNSDIKRYEKYITQCKYVGLKTSSEESIYPLTKIAMRFNDVLKGYEFSTHVLNLYKSINCYVLALPHATLVEIISNKTNKGIALKVLEKISGINPKNIYTIGDSSNDLEMIQMYDGYMVDTAQTDLKQQGFKIATIKELTLK, from the coding sequence ATGAAAAAAATGATTGTATCCGATTACGATGGCACGTTTTATCGTAATGAAGAAGAATTAAAAGAGAATATTAGATTAATTGAAGACTATCGTAATAAAGGCAATTTATTCGTGATTGCAACCGGTAGAGCATATACAAGCTTTATGGTTGAATACGAAAAAAACAATATACCGTTTGATTATTTGATCTTATCAGGTGGTATGTTACTCGATAAAGATTTAAATATTTTATATTATGAATCTATCGAAAAAGATGTGATAGATCATTTAAATTCTGATATAAAAAGATATGAAAAATATATTACACAATGTAAATATGTCGGATTAAAAACTTCAAGTGAAGAAAGTATTTATCCACTGACTAAGATTGCTATGAGATTTAATGATGTGTTAAAAGGTTATGAGTTTTCAACACACGTATTAAACCTTTATAAATCAATTAATTGTTATGTTTTAGCACTACCTCATGCAACATTGGTTGAGATTATTTCTAATAAAACAAACAAAGGTATTGCCTTAAAAGTGTTAGAGAAAATAAGTGGTATAAATCCTAAAAATATTTATACAATTGGTGACTCATCCAATGATTTAGAGATGATACAAATGTATGATGGTTATATGGTAGATACTGCACAAACAGATCTTAAACAACAAGGGTTTAAGATTGCAACGATTAAAGAATTAACATTAAAATAA
- a CDS encoding OsmC family protein, with the protein MKHVYETTITNIDGLAGTVKADSGYTFTTDGVKNADSNHTNPEQLIGASWATCLAATLHSVLVAKGIKPVTRIDVKVDLWFDDKTRYQFKLHANVAIQGVSLDDAEKYLEITHRFCPVSKLIADKEAVTWSVAQY; encoded by the coding sequence ATGAAACATGTTTATGAAACTACAATCACAAATATTGACGGTTTAGCGGGAACTGTCAAAGCAGACAGTGGTTATACTTTTACCACCGATGGTGTTAAAAATGCAGATAGTAACCACACAAACCCAGAACAATTAATTGGTGCATCTTGGGCAACTTGCTTAGCTGCAACACTTCACTCAGTTTTAGTAGCAAAAGGCATTAAACCAGTCACTAGAATTGATGTCAAAGTTGATCTTTGGTTTGATGATAAAACACGCTATCAATTTAAATTACACGCCAATGTTGCAATCCAAGGTGTGTCATTAGATGACGCTGAAAAGTATCTTGAAATCACCCATAGATTCTGCCCTGTATCTAAGTTAATTGCAGACAAAGAAGCAGTTACTTGGTCTGTTGCTCAATATTAA
- a CDS encoding inorganic diphosphatase — protein MNIWHDINPDRIKPQRFIVCVEISKGSKKKYELDKQTGMIILDRVLFTSAHYPANYGFIPLTYAGDNDPLDVLVLCQEDIEPMSLVECYPIGVIKMIDSDEVDEKIIAIPFGDPSLTQYTDLKSLPHHLLSEITHFFEVYKSLEGKKTYILDVESKDEAEKVISEAIEKYQETFGKK, from the coding sequence ATGAATATTTGGCACGATATAAATCCCGACCGCATCAAGCCACAACGATTCATCGTTTGTGTAGAGATTTCCAAGGGAAGTAAGAAAAAATACGAATTAGATAAACAAACGGGGATGATTATCTTAGACCGTGTACTCTTTACATCTGCCCACTATCCAGCAAATTATGGTTTCATTCCGTTAACATATGCAGGGGATAATGACCCTCTTGATGTACTTGTCCTATGTCAAGAAGACATTGAACCAATGTCACTTGTAGAATGTTATCCGATTGGGGTCATTAAGATGATTGATAGTGATGAAGTTGATGAAAAGATTATTGCAATACCTTTTGGTGATCCATCATTAACCCAATACACAGACCTGAAGAGTTTACCACATCACTTGCTTTCTGAAATTACACATTTCTTTGAAGTGTATAAATCATTAGAAGGTAAGAAAACATACATCCTAGATGTAGAAAGTAAAGACGAAGCTGAAAAAGTAATCAGCGAAGCAATAGAAAAATATCAAGAAACATTTGGAAAGAAGTAA
- a CDS encoding YebC/PmpR family DNA-binding transcriptional regulator, which produces MGRAFEVRKVAMAKTAAVKSKVYSKYGKEIYMAAKAGTPDPDTNVALRRIIERAKKEQVTADVIKRAIEKAIGGSEENYTEIRYEGFGPGNSLFIVECLTDNTNRSLSDVRTLFNKAYGKLGVSGSVLHQFEHRAVFEVPTTEEKMLEFLIENDINVIDIEAEDEKVTIYADPSEYGNIKDALKTAGLETTQDAIMFIPMSEVEITDPEDLAKFERLLQGLEDLDDVSNVYHNVK; this is translated from the coding sequence ATGGGAAGAGCATTTGAAGTAAGAAAAGTCGCAATGGCAAAAACTGCCGCTGTAAAATCTAAAGTTTATTCTAAGTATGGTAAGGAAATCTATATGGCTGCTAAAGCTGGTACACCTGACCCAGATACGAACGTAGCTTTAAGAAGAATTATTGAGCGTGCAAAGAAAGAACAAGTAACAGCTGACGTTATCAAACGTGCAATTGAAAAAGCGATAGGTGGAAGTGAAGAAAACTATACTGAAATCCGTTATGAAGGATTTGGACCTGGTAATAGTTTATTCATCGTTGAATGCTTAACTGACAACACAAATCGTAGTTTATCTGATGTAAGAACACTATTCAATAAAGCATACGGAAAATTAGGCGTTTCAGGTTCAGTGTTACACCAATTTGAACACCGTGCTGTTTTTGAAGTGCCAACTACTGAAGAAAAAATGTTGGAATTCTTAATTGAAAATGATATTAACGTCATCGATATTGAAGCAGAAGATGAAAAAGTAACAATCTATGCCGATCCATCTGAATACGGTAATATTAAAGACGCATTAAAAACTGCGGGATTAGAAACAACTCAAGACGCTATTATGTTTATTCCAATGAGCGAAGTTGAGATTACTGATCCTGAAGACTTAGCTAAGTTTGAAAGACTGCTTCAAGGTCTTGAAGATTTAGACGATGTATCTAACGTTTATCACAATGTAAAATAA
- the glyA gene encoding serine hydroxymethyltransferase, with protein MLKNYDPSLYEAIEKEAQRQKAHIELIASENFVSEAVLEAQGSILTNKYAEGYPKNRYYGGCEFVDIVEELAQERLKALFNAKYVNVQPHSGSQANAAAYNALLNPGDKILGMSLNAGGHLTHGFKLSFSGKFYDAYAYGVSEKDEAIDYEEVKRIALEVKPKLIIAGASAYSRIIDFKKFREIADLVGAYLMVDMAHIAGLVAAGVHPSPMPYADVVTSTTHKTLRGPRGGIILTNNEDIAKKIDKSVFPGEQGGPLMHVIAAKAVAFKEAMELSFKNYQEQVVKNSQAMAETFKELGYRVISGGTENHLVLIDIKSKLGITGKKAEEALYKVNITINKNSIPFDKEKPAYTSGIRVGSAAMTTKGFKEAEFRQVVLWIHEVLTNLDNEIVLEKVKREVIKLTSKHN; from the coding sequence ATGCTAAAAAATTATGATCCATCACTTTATGAAGCAATAGAAAAAGAAGCACAAAGACAAAAGGCACACATTGAGCTCATCGCATCTGAGAACTTTGTTTCAGAAGCAGTCTTAGAAGCTCAAGGTTCAATCCTTACGAATAAATATGCTGAAGGGTATCCAAAAAACAGATACTATGGTGGATGTGAATTCGTCGATATCGTAGAAGAATTAGCGCAAGAGAGACTAAAAGCGCTTTTCAATGCGAAATATGTGAATGTTCAACCACACTCTGGTTCACAAGCAAATGCGGCAGCATATAATGCATTACTGAATCCAGGAGATAAAATACTTGGAATGAGTTTAAATGCAGGTGGTCATTTAACCCACGGGTTTAAACTTTCGTTCTCTGGTAAATTCTACGATGCATATGCATATGGTGTTTCTGAAAAAGATGAAGCAATCGATTATGAAGAAGTTAAAAGAATTGCATTAGAAGTTAAACCAAAATTGATTATCGCTGGTGCATCTGCATATTCTAGAATTATTGACTTTAAAAAGTTTAGAGAAATAGCAGATTTAGTTGGTGCATATTTAATGGTTGATATGGCACATATTGCAGGGTTAGTTGCAGCAGGGGTTCACCCTTCTCCAATGCCTTATGCAGATGTTGTAACATCAACAACGCATAAAACATTAAGAGGTCCTCGCGGTGGTATCATCCTTACGAATAATGAAGATATTGCAAAGAAAATTGATAAATCAGTATTTCCTGGTGAACAAGGTGGACCATTAATGCATGTCATTGCAGCTAAGGCGGTTGCCTTTAAAGAAGCAATGGAACTAAGTTTTAAAAATTACCAAGAACAAGTTGTAAAGAATTCACAAGCGATGGCAGAAACTTTTAAAGAATTGGGGTATCGAGTCATCTCAGGTGGTACTGAAAATCATTTAGTTTTAATCGATATTAAATCTAAATTGGGTATCACAGGTAAAAAAGCTGAAGAGGCACTTTACAAAGTTAATATTACAATCAATAAAAACTCAATTCCTTTTGACAAAGAAAAACCAGCATATACCTCTGGTATTAGAGTAGGTTCGGCAGCAATGACAACAAAAGGATTTAAAGAAGCTGAGTTTAGACAAGTTGTCTTATGGATTCACGAAGTATTAACAAATCTTGATAATGAAATTGTTTTAGAGAAAGTAAAAAGAGAAGTTATTAAACTCACAAGCAAACACAATTAA
- a CDS encoding RnfABCDGE type electron transport complex subunit C, whose amino-acid sequence MIAKTRIIPDGKKVLKKLPLVHYLEAPYLYYPMTNQRCPEGETCVVFGQFVKVGEVIGTRKGAFFEQPIHATVSGEVVGYEMKYDASGQKVNCMIVKNDYKYEVHESVKTRTDEEILNFTKADYVEIAKNAGLVGLGGSGFPTYIKLNTKAEINIVLANGVECEPKLISDYELMMNYPDELINGLIYAMRALNAKTGIIAVKKKYMELVERINFALNAYPEYDIQVVPVGNYYPQGWELEAIKSATGIVVPQGKLPADYGVVPFNVSTLQSLFHAVKYGLPVLERYFVISGDGAVNKSFKIRIGTPIHNLLEKAGGYVDTHIPKTLIMGGPMMGTNLPSDDIISTHTATSLIVQNTVYSDEDPCIHCASCVYSCPVQIQPVQIMNAVKAKDKDFLKTLSVNKCIECGLCSFVCPSKIHLTDYMRQGKRILRQGE is encoded by the coding sequence ATGATTGCGAAAACAAGAATAATCCCAGATGGGAAAAAGGTTTTAAAAAAGCTTCCTCTCGTTCACTATCTTGAAGCACCTTATCTTTACTATCCAATGACAAACCAACGTTGCCCTGAAGGGGAAACATGTGTTGTCTTTGGTCAGTTCGTTAAGGTCGGTGAAGTTATTGGTACTAGAAAAGGTGCATTTTTCGAACAACCAATACATGCAACCGTATCGGGTGAAGTTGTAGGTTATGAAATGAAATATGATGCCTCTGGCCAAAAGGTCAACTGTATGATCGTTAAAAACGATTATAAATATGAGGTTCATGAATCAGTAAAAACTAGAACAGATGAGGAAATCTTAAACTTTACCAAAGCGGATTATGTTGAGATTGCAAAAAATGCTGGTCTAGTAGGTCTTGGAGGATCTGGTTTCCCAACCTACATTAAATTAAACACTAAAGCAGAAATTAACATCGTTTTAGCAAACGGTGTTGAATGTGAACCAAAGTTAATTTCTGACTATGAACTCATGATGAATTATCCGGATGAATTAATCAATGGGTTAATTTATGCAATGCGTGCGTTAAATGCAAAAACTGGTATCATTGCGGTTAAGAAGAAATATATGGAGTTAGTTGAAAGAATTAACTTCGCATTGAATGCTTATCCTGAGTATGATATTCAAGTAGTACCTGTTGGTAATTACTACCCACAAGGTTGGGAATTAGAAGCGATTAAATCTGCAACAGGTATTGTTGTACCTCAAGGTAAATTACCTGCAGATTACGGTGTTGTACCATTTAACGTATCAACATTACAATCATTATTCCATGCAGTTAAATATGGTCTACCTGTCCTAGAAAGATACTTTGTTATCTCAGGTGATGGTGCTGTTAATAAATCATTTAAGATTAGAATCGGTACACCAATTCATAACTTACTTGAAAAAGCTGGTGGATATGTTGATACACATATTCCAAAAACTTTAATTATGGGCGGACCAATGATGGGAACAAACCTTCCATCGGATGATATTATTTCAACGCACACTGCAACATCATTGATTGTTCAAAACACAGTCTATAGTGATGAAGACCCATGTATTCACTGTGCATCATGTGTCTACTCATGTCCAGTTCAAATTCAACCAGTTCAAATTATGAACGCGGTTAAAGCAAAAGATAAAGATTTCTTAAAAACTTTATCTGTTAATAAATGTATTGAATGCGGTCTATGTTCATTCGTATGTCCATCTAAGATTCACTTAACAGATTACATGCGTCAAGGCAAACGTATTCTTAGACAAGGGGAATAG